A genomic segment from Streptomyces antibioticus encodes:
- a CDS encoding putative bifunctional diguanylate cyclase/phosphodiesterase has translation MEPTESAAPDSWLRRRRVAGVWWGSLWAPRSAPHPGGTAGAQPPPAAPDTRLPALPAGPAAASAAGGPHPASVLPDAESDRHPSWPALPAAVVGTAAFALGAGFYRAFTGGHALFPCGTVGWSLAVLTGVIVGHLVLLGRARWWGGTGSGAALTLAVLLLYGWVPAGMVSLTVVVLVGIARRHRWRQGVLHGAVDIIGIGTGALLLALCGRVPSVERPWYPANWTLYTAPQVVLVAVAYLAVTRVLLWYLNAPRAGGLPTVARTALVRQGLVAVALLGIAPLICVVAVAKPILLPLFAIPLIALDSTLWIARARAEEQLRDPLTGLPNRQWLLERIWTALDDAERIGARAALMLIDLDRFRSVNDTLGHLAGDRLLLQIAERLRHAIPRGAEVARLGGDEFAVLLPVADSTTSATRVARGLVAHLSSPLDLDGLTLVLEASAGVAVFPDHADDAEGMLRRADVAMYQAKRDRTGVEVYESKRDSNTPDRLGLLGDLRRALDAHEVQLHYQPKVRFDGQVAGLEALVRWVHPERGKVPPDEFIAIAESSGLMPHLTEYVLETALGQVAAWRAQGLFVPVAVNVSPRDVHTPGFAGSVAARLARHGVPAGALQLEITEHVLLEDPQRAADTLNGLTGHGVKMSLDDFGTGYSSLVHLRRLPVSELKIDRSFVARLAVDTEDAEIVRCTVDLAHSLGLLVVAEGVEDDETWERLRDLGCDAVQGWLVAAAMPPDETTAWLRARGSRGWQRPAAALPAAATDD, from the coding sequence ATGGAACCGACCGAGAGCGCCGCTCCTGACTCATGGCTGCGCAGGCGCCGGGTCGCCGGCGTCTGGTGGGGCAGCCTGTGGGCGCCGCGGTCCGCACCGCACCCGGGCGGCACGGCGGGAGCACAGCCGCCGCCCGCCGCCCCCGACACCCGCCTCCCCGCACTGCCCGCCGGCCCCGCCGCGGCCTCCGCGGCCGGCGGCCCGCACCCCGCCTCCGTCCTGCCCGACGCCGAGTCCGACCGGCACCCGTCCTGGCCCGCGCTGCCCGCCGCCGTCGTCGGGACCGCCGCCTTCGCGCTCGGCGCTGGCTTCTACCGCGCCTTCACCGGCGGCCACGCCCTCTTCCCGTGCGGCACCGTCGGCTGGTCGCTCGCCGTGCTCACCGGCGTCATCGTCGGCCACCTCGTCCTGCTCGGCCGCGCCCGCTGGTGGGGCGGCACCGGCTCCGGCGCCGCCCTCACCCTCGCCGTCCTGCTGCTCTACGGCTGGGTCCCGGCCGGCATGGTCAGCCTCACCGTCGTCGTCCTGGTCGGCATAGCCAGGCGCCACCGCTGGCGGCAGGGCGTCCTGCACGGCGCGGTGGACATCATCGGCATCGGCACCGGCGCGCTGCTGCTCGCCCTGTGCGGCCGGGTGCCGTCCGTCGAACGGCCCTGGTACCCCGCCAACTGGACGCTCTACACCGCCCCGCAGGTCGTCCTGGTCGCCGTCGCCTATCTCGCCGTCACCCGCGTCCTGCTCTGGTACCTCAACGCCCCGCGCGCCGGCGGACTGCCGACCGTCGCCCGCACCGCCCTGGTCCGCCAGGGCCTGGTCGCCGTCGCGCTGCTCGGCATCGCCCCGCTGATCTGCGTGGTGGCCGTCGCCAAACCGATTCTGCTGCCGCTGTTCGCGATCCCGCTGATCGCCCTCGACTCCACCCTGTGGATCGCCCGGGCCCGCGCCGAGGAGCAGTTGCGCGACCCGCTGACCGGGCTGCCCAACCGGCAGTGGCTGCTGGAGCGGATCTGGACCGCCCTCGACGACGCCGAACGCATCGGCGCCCGGGCCGCGCTCATGCTGATCGACCTCGACCGGTTCCGCTCGGTCAACGACACCCTCGGACACCTCGCCGGCGACCGGCTCCTCCTCCAGATAGCCGAACGCCTGCGGCACGCGATACCCCGCGGGGCGGAGGTGGCGCGGCTCGGCGGTGACGAGTTCGCCGTCTTACTGCCCGTCGCCGACTCCACGACCTCCGCGACCCGGGTCGCCCGCGGCCTCGTCGCCCACCTCAGCTCGCCGCTCGATCTCGACGGGCTCACCCTCGTGCTGGAGGCCAGCGCCGGGGTCGCCGTCTTCCCCGACCACGCCGACGACGCCGAGGGCATGCTGCGCCGCGCCGACGTGGCGATGTACCAGGCCAAGCGGGACCGTACGGGCGTCGAGGTGTACGAGTCCAAGCGGGACTCCAACACCCCCGACCGGCTCGGACTGCTCGGCGATCTGCGGCGCGCGCTCGACGCGCACGAGGTGCAGCTCCACTACCAGCCGAAGGTCCGCTTCGACGGACAGGTGGCCGGACTCGAAGCCCTGGTGCGCTGGGTGCACCCGGAGCGCGGGAAGGTGCCGCCGGACGAGTTCATAGCGATCGCCGAGTCCTCCGGGCTGATGCCGCACCTCACCGAGTACGTCCTGGAGACCGCCCTCGGACAGGTCGCCGCCTGGCGCGCCCAGGGCCTCTTCGTACCGGTCGCGGTCAATGTCTCCCCGCGTGATGTCCACACCCCCGGCTTCGCCGGCTCCGTCGCCGCGCGGCTCGCCCGGCACGGGGTCCCGGCCGGCGCGCTCCAGTTGGAGATCACCGAACACGTCCTCCTGGAGGACCCGCAGCGCGCCGCCGACACGCTGAACGGCCTGACCGGGCACGGCGTGAAGATGTCCCTGGACGACTTCGGCACCGGCTACTCCTCCCTGGTGCACCTGCGCCGGCTGCCCGTGAGCGAACTGAAGATCGACCGCTCCTTCGTGGCCCGGCTGGCCGTCGACACCGAGGACGCGGAGATCGTGCGCTGCACGGTCGACCTGGCCCACTCCCTCGGCCTGCTGGTCGTCGCGGAGGGTGTCGAGGACGACGAGACCTGGGAACGCCTGCGCGACCTGGGCTGCGACGCGGTCCAGGGCTGGCTGGTCGCCGCCGCGATGCCCCCCGACGAGACGACGGCCTGGCTCCGCGCCCGCGGCTCCCGAGGCTGGCAACGCCCGGCGGCGGCCCTCCCGGCAGCGGCCACGGACGACTGA
- the gatC gene encoding Asp-tRNA(Asn)/Glu-tRNA(Gln) amidotransferase subunit GatC → MPGITREEVAHLARLARLELKPEELDHFAGQLDDIIGAVARVSEVADQDVPPTSHPLPLTNVMRADEVRPSLTPEQALSGAPAQEQQRFKVPQILGED, encoded by the coding sequence ATGCCTGGCATCACGCGCGAGGAGGTCGCCCACCTCGCCCGGCTGGCGCGTCTGGAGCTGAAGCCCGAAGAGCTCGACCACTTCGCAGGCCAGCTCGACGACATCATCGGCGCGGTCGCCCGCGTCAGCGAGGTCGCCGACCAAGACGTACCGCCGACCTCGCACCCGCTCCCGCTGACCAACGTCATGCGGGCGGACGAGGTCCGTCCGTCGCTCACCCCCGAGCAGGCGCTCTCCGGCGCCCCGGCCCAGGAGCAGCAGCGTTTCAAGGTGCCGCAGATCCTGGGGGAGGACTAA
- the gatA gene encoding Asp-tRNA(Asn)/Glu-tRNA(Gln) amidotransferase subunit GatA, whose product MTDTHVNIIRLTAAETAEKIASGELTAVQVTEAHLARIEAVDEKVHAFLHVDREGALAQARAVDAKRERGEKLGPLAGVPLALKDIFTTEGVPTTVGSKILEGWIPPYDATLTKRLKAADVVILGKTNMDEFAMGSSTENSAYGPTGNPWDLTKIPGGSGGGSSAALASFQAPLAIGTDTGGSIRQPAAVTGTVGVKPTYGAVSRYGMVAFSSSLDQGGPCARTVLDAALLHEVIAGHDPLDSTSIDAPVPPVVEAARNGSVQGMRVGVVKQFRGEGYQAGVIQRFDESVALLKDLGAEIVELDCPSFDLALSAYYLIAPSECSSNLARFDGLRYGVRKGDDGTHSAEEVTSLTREAGFGPEVKRRIMLGTYALSSGYYDAYYGSAQKVRTLITRDFEKAFEQVDVIVSPTTPTTAFAIGERADDPMAMYLADLCTIPTNLAGNAAMSLPCGLAPEDNLPVGLQIIAPALKDDRLYKVGAAVEAAFVERWGHPLLEEAPSL is encoded by the coding sequence ATGACGGACACCCACGTCAACATCATCAGGCTCACCGCCGCCGAGACCGCCGAGAAGATCGCCTCCGGCGAGCTGACGGCCGTCCAGGTCACCGAGGCGCACCTCGCCCGGATCGAGGCCGTCGACGAGAAGGTGCACGCCTTCCTGCACGTCGACCGCGAGGGCGCCCTCGCGCAGGCCCGCGCCGTCGACGCCAAGCGGGAGCGCGGCGAGAAGCTCGGCCCGCTCGCCGGCGTCCCCCTCGCGCTCAAGGACATCTTCACCACCGAGGGCGTGCCCACGACCGTCGGCTCGAAGATCCTGGAGGGCTGGATCCCGCCGTACGACGCGACGCTCACCAAGCGGCTCAAGGCCGCCGACGTCGTGATCCTCGGCAAGACCAACATGGACGAGTTCGCCATGGGGTCGTCGACGGAGAACAGCGCCTACGGCCCGACCGGCAACCCCTGGGACCTGACGAAGATCCCCGGTGGCTCCGGCGGCGGGTCGTCCGCGGCCCTCGCCTCCTTCCAGGCGCCCCTCGCCATCGGCACCGACACCGGCGGCTCCATCCGCCAGCCGGCCGCCGTCACCGGCACGGTCGGTGTCAAGCCGACGTACGGCGCGGTCTCGCGGTACGGCATGGTCGCGTTCTCCAGCTCCCTGGACCAGGGCGGCCCCTGCGCCCGTACGGTCCTGGACGCGGCGCTGCTGCACGAGGTCATCGCCGGACACGACCCGCTGGACTCGACGTCGATCGACGCGCCCGTCCCGCCGGTCGTCGAGGCCGCCCGCAACGGCAGCGTGCAGGGCATGCGCGTCGGCGTGGTCAAGCAGTTCCGCGGCGAGGGCTACCAGGCCGGCGTCATCCAGCGGTTCGACGAGTCCGTCGCGCTGCTCAAGGACCTGGGCGCCGAGATCGTCGAGCTGGACTGCCCGTCGTTCGACCTGGCCCTGTCGGCGTACTACCTGATCGCGCCGTCCGAGTGCTCCTCCAACCTCGCCCGCTTCGACGGCCTGCGCTACGGCGTCCGCAAGGGCGACGACGGCACGCACTCGGCCGAGGAGGTCACCTCCCTCACCCGTGAGGCGGGCTTCGGCCCCGAGGTCAAGCGCCGCATCATGCTGGGCACCTACGCCCTGTCCAGCGGCTACTACGACGCCTACTACGGCTCCGCCCAGAAGGTCCGCACGCTCATCACGCGGGACTTCGAGAAGGCCTTCGAGCAGGTCGACGTGATCGTCTCGCCGACGACCCCGACCACCGCCTTCGCGATCGGCGAGCGCGCCGACGACCCGATGGCGATGTACCTGGCCGACCTGTGCACCATCCCCACCAACCTGGCGGGCAACGCGGCCATGTCGCTGCCCTGTGGTCTGGCCCCCGAGGACAACCTCCCCGTCGGCCTCCAGATCATCGCCCCGGCGCTGAAGGACGACCGCCTCTACAAGGTCGGCGCCGCCGTCGAGGCCGCCTTCGTGGAAAGGTGGGGTCACCCGCTCCTGGAGGAGGCTCCGTCGCTGTGA
- the gatB gene encoding Asp-tRNA(Asn)/Glu-tRNA(Gln) amidotransferase subunit GatB, whose product MTTTTDLVSYEDALASYDPVMGLEVHVELGTKTKMFCGCSTELGQDANTQTCPTCLGLPGALPVVNAIGIESAIKIGLALNCEIAEWCRFARKNYFYPDMPKNFQTSQYDEPIAFDGYLDVQLEDGETFRVEIERAHMEEDTGKSTHVGGATGRIHGASHSLLDYNRAGIPLIEIVTKPIVGAGERAPEVAKAYVRELREVIKALGVSEARMEMGQMRCDVNLSLRPNGTEKFGTRSETKNVNSLRSVERAARFEIQRHAAVLSSGGTIVQETRHFHEDTGSTTSGRVKEEAEDYRYFPEPDLVPVAPSRAWVEEIRAGLPELPLARRNRLLAEWGVSATDMQAILNAGALDLIVATIDAGADAASARKWWMGELARSANESGTSLDELAITPEQVARVTELVSKGDLNDKLARQVIEGVLAGEGTPDEVVDKRGLKVVSDDSALGTAVDEAIAGNPGVADKIRGGKVAAAGALVGAVMKATRGQADAARVKELILEKLGVSEG is encoded by the coding sequence GTGACCACCACGACCGACCTGGTGTCGTACGAGGACGCGCTGGCGTCGTACGACCCCGTCATGGGCCTCGAGGTCCATGTCGAACTCGGCACCAAGACCAAGATGTTCTGCGGCTGTTCGACCGAACTCGGCCAGGACGCCAACACGCAGACCTGCCCCACCTGCCTCGGCCTGCCCGGCGCGCTCCCGGTCGTCAACGCGATCGGCATCGAGTCCGCGATCAAGATCGGTCTCGCGCTGAACTGCGAGATCGCCGAGTGGTGCCGCTTCGCCCGGAAGAACTACTTCTATCCGGACATGCCGAAGAACTTCCAGACCTCCCAGTACGACGAGCCGATCGCCTTCGACGGCTACCTCGACGTGCAGTTGGAGGACGGCGAGACCTTCCGCGTGGAGATCGAGCGCGCCCACATGGAGGAGGACACCGGCAAGTCGACGCACGTCGGCGGCGCGACGGGCCGTATCCACGGCGCCTCGCACTCGCTCCTCGACTACAACCGCGCCGGCATCCCGCTCATCGAGATCGTCACCAAGCCGATCGTGGGCGCCGGCGAGCGCGCCCCCGAGGTGGCCAAGGCGTACGTCCGTGAGCTGCGCGAGGTCATCAAGGCGCTCGGCGTCTCCGAGGCCCGCATGGAGATGGGCCAGATGCGCTGCGACGTGAACCTGTCGCTGCGCCCGAACGGCACCGAGAAGTTCGGCACCCGTTCGGAGACGAAGAACGTCAACTCGCTGCGGTCCGTGGAGCGCGCGGCCCGTTTCGAGATCCAGCGGCACGCGGCCGTGCTCTCCTCGGGCGGCACGATCGTCCAGGAGACCCGCCACTTCCACGAGGACACCGGGTCCACGACCTCGGGCCGCGTGAAGGAGGAGGCCGAGGACTACCGGTACTTCCCGGAGCCCGACCTGGTCCCCGTCGCCCCCTCCCGCGCGTGGGTCGAGGAGATCCGCGCCGGACTGCCCGAACTGCCGCTGGCCCGCCGCAACCGGCTCCTCGCCGAGTGGGGCGTCTCCGCCACCGACATGCAGGCGATCCTCAACGCCGGCGCCCTGGACCTGATCGTCGCCACGATCGACGCCGGTGCCGACGCGGCCTCCGCCCGCAAGTGGTGGATGGGCGAACTGGCCCGCAGCGCCAACGAGTCGGGCACCTCGCTGGACGAACTGGCGATCACTCCGGAGCAGGTCGCCCGGGTCACCGAGCTGGTGAGCAAGGGCGACCTCAACGACAAGCTGGCCCGGCAGGTCATCGAGGGCGTCCTCGCGGGCGAGGGCACCCCGGACGAGGTCGTCGACAAGCGCGGCCTCAAGGTCGTCTCCGACGACTCGGCGCTCGGCACCGCGGTCGACGAGGCCATCGCCGGCAACCCGGGCGTCGCCGACAAGATCCGCGGCGGCAAGGTCGCCGCGGCCGGCGCACTCGTCGGCGCCGTGATGAAGGCCACGCGCGGCCAGGCCGACGCGGCCCGCGTCAAGGAACTGATCCTGGAGAAGCTCGGGGTCAGCGAGGGCTGA